One genomic region from Candidatus Microthrix parvicella Bio17-1 encodes:
- a CDS encoding precorrin-2 dehydrogenase/sirohydrochlorin ferrochelatase family protein: MFDYPVFLNLVGVDVLVVGGGPVGLRKVAGLARGGARVRLVAPEVASTFDRSLVVEHRRRPYRTADLDGMRLVITATGVPEVDSRVSAEATTAGQWVNAADRPEHCSFILPAVARASPLSVAVSSDGASPALAGWVRDRAKAVLSDEVVELAHELAQRRAAIHAAGGSTEEVDWASIIDSTLSTQPPACRP, translated from the coding sequence ATGTTCGACTACCCCGTGTTTCTCAACCTGGTCGGTGTCGACGTGCTGGTCGTGGGGGGCGGCCCGGTCGGCCTCCGCAAGGTTGCCGGACTCGCCCGGGGCGGCGCCCGGGTTCGTCTCGTGGCACCCGAGGTGGCGTCAACCTTCGACCGTTCGCTGGTCGTCGAGCATCGTCGGCGCCCGTATCGGACCGCCGACCTGGACGGCATGCGCCTGGTGATCACCGCCACCGGAGTCCCCGAGGTGGACAGCCGGGTCAGTGCCGAGGCAACCACAGCGGGCCAGTGGGTCAACGCCGCCGATCGTCCCGAGCATTGCTCGTTCATCCTGCCCGCGGTGGCTCGGGCCTCACCCCTCTCCGTTGCGGTCAGCAGCGACGGCGCCAGCCCTGCGCTGGCGGGTTGGGTGCGCGACCGGGCCAAGGCCGTGCTGAGCGATGAGGTGGTGGAACTTGCCCATGAACTGGCCCAACGCCGGGCCGCCATCCATGCCGCCGGCGGCTCCACCGAGGAGGTCGACTGGGCATCGATCATCGACTCGACCTTGTCGACCCAACCACCCGCATGCCGCCCCTGA
- a CDS encoding TIGR03619 family F420-dependent LLM class oxidoreductase → MKFTAALAFTDPDQYLPLAKACEDAGIWAVACSDHVVHPREINSPYPYTTDGSPRFPPQSPFVDPFVAMAAMGAVTERLRFFTNIYVLPLRHPLSVAKQLASITSIIGNRVALGMGVGWMEEEFELMGADFRTRGKRADEAVAIMRGLWDPEPEWFSFEGEHYRLPEIEMTPRISEPVPIYVGGISEFAYKRAARLGDGWISDLMTSSEVATSIERIEHWRAHFGTQDQPFEYVVSVSDVVNAEGFARLEDLGVTSVLTMPWVYTRGFTEELDERLAGITDFADQVISQQ, encoded by the coding sequence ATGAAGTTCACAGCTGCGCTCGCGTTCACCGATCCCGATCAATACCTGCCGTTGGCCAAGGCCTGCGAGGACGCCGGCATCTGGGCGGTTGCCTGCTCCGATCACGTGGTGCATCCCCGGGAGATCAACTCGCCGTATCCCTACACCACCGACGGCAGTCCCCGGTTTCCCCCGCAAAGCCCGTTCGTCGACCCGTTCGTGGCCATGGCCGCCATGGGTGCGGTCACCGAGCGGCTGCGGTTCTTCACCAACATCTACGTGCTCCCGCTGCGCCACCCGCTCAGCGTGGCCAAACAATTGGCGTCGATCACGTCGATCATCGGCAACCGGGTGGCGCTGGGCATGGGGGTCGGCTGGATGGAGGAGGAGTTCGAGTTGATGGGCGCCGACTTCCGAACCCGCGGCAAGCGTGCCGACGAGGCGGTCGCCATCATGCGAGGGTTGTGGGACCCCGAACCCGAGTGGTTCTCATTTGAGGGCGAGCACTACCGGCTGCCCGAGATCGAAATGACCCCGCGCATCTCCGAACCGGTGCCCATCTACGTGGGCGGTATCTCCGAGTTCGCCTACAAGCGGGCCGCCCGGTTGGGCGACGGCTGGATCTCCGACCTGATGACCTCCTCCGAGGTGGCCACGTCCATCGAGCGCATCGAACACTGGCGGGCCCATTTCGGCACCCAGGACCAACCGTTTGAGTACGTCGTGTCGGTGTCCGACGTCGTCAACGCCGAAGGATTCGCCCGATTGGAAGATCTCGGCGTCACGTCTGTGCTCACCATGCCGTGGGTGTACACCCGCGGGTTCACCGAGGAACTGGACGAACGCCTGGCGGGCATCACCGACTTCGCCGACCAGGTGATCTCCCAGCAGTAG